A single genomic interval of Halomonas sp. GT harbors:
- a CDS encoding response regulator, with product MTTTPATLMVVDDDSEIRELLADYFGRHGYHVLTADGADSLYQQLVDQAPDLLIVDVMMPGDDGFTICRELRKTSDTPIIMLTASADDTDRILGLELGADDYIAKPFNPRELLARIKAVLRRARPAATGASTQEARWVRFGDWQLDRMTRELIDHEGLRTALSGADFQLLQVFLERPATVITRDDLYTLTRGREAPPLDRSIDVHVCRLRQRLGEDAQHSQLIRTVRGAGYVLTARVEAAS from the coding sequence ATGACCACCACGCCTGCTACCTTGATGGTCGTTGATGACGACTCGGAAATACGCGAACTGCTGGCAGACTATTTTGGGCGTCACGGCTATCACGTGTTGACCGCCGACGGGGCGGATTCGCTGTATCAGCAATTGGTGGATCAAGCGCCAGACTTGTTGATCGTTGATGTCATGATGCCGGGGGATGACGGTTTTACCATCTGCCGGGAACTGAGAAAAACCAGCGATACGCCGATTATTATGCTCACCGCCAGTGCCGATGATACCGACCGCATTTTGGGGCTTGAGTTAGGCGCTGATGACTATATCGCTAAGCCCTTCAACCCTCGTGAGTTGCTGGCGCGAATTAAAGCGGTATTGCGCCGAGCCCGCCCGGCAGCAACTGGCGCGTCAACCCAAGAGGCTCGCTGGGTGCGCTTTGGCGACTGGCAACTTGACCGCATGACCCGCGAACTGATTGACCACGAAGGTCTTCGCACCGCACTTTCCGGCGCAGACTTTCAATTACTGCAGGTATTTCTGGAACGGCCTGCCACCGTCATTACTCGCGATGATCTCTACACATTGACCCGCGGCCGTGAAGCGCCACCGCTAGATCGCTCGATTGACGTACATGTGTGCCGCTTGCGCCAGCGGCTGGGGGAAGATGCACAGCACTCACAACTGATTCGAACTGTGCGTGGGGCTGGCTATGTGTTGACCGCTAGGGTTGAAGCTGCTTCGTGA
- a CDS encoding Cof-type HAD-IIB family hydrolase gives MTSRLIVSDLDGTLLGSDHRLHDSTIEVLRALVSQGHHVALASGRHYNDMRVFRDQLDIPAHLISTNGAYIHDPDGALLSATHLEPAHAETLIELPRPPQVRLNLYRESGWYIDADAPHLLSLHASTGFRYEVVPQEAMDADGVGKVLYIGDPAALAQLEYQAQEAHGHSLHITYSTVDSLEIMAGGVNKGVALTALLEKLKLTPAECLAFGDNLNDTEMLNLAGEAQVMNNAHPALFDRVSSAKRIGHHGEAAVAQWLAKRFAL, from the coding sequence ATGACATCACGCCTTATCGTTTCCGACCTTGACGGTACGCTGTTAGGCAGCGACCATCGGCTGCACGACAGCACTATTGAGGTGCTGAGAGCGCTGGTATCGCAAGGCCATCATGTCGCGCTAGCTTCTGGTCGCCACTATAACGATATGCGCGTGTTTCGCGATCAGTTGGATATCCCTGCCCATTTAATTAGTACCAACGGGGCATATATCCACGATCCAGACGGCGCTCTTTTGAGCGCGACCCATCTTGAACCAGCCCATGCCGAAACACTTATTGAATTGCCGCGCCCGCCTCAGGTAAGGCTCAACCTTTATCGTGAAAGTGGCTGGTATATCGATGCCGACGCACCGCATCTGTTGTCATTGCATGCCTCGACAGGCTTTCGTTACGAGGTTGTGCCGCAGGAAGCGATGGATGCCGATGGGGTTGGTAAAGTGCTCTATATAGGCGATCCGGCTGCGTTAGCGCAACTGGAATATCAGGCCCAGGAGGCGCATGGTCACAGCCTACATATCACATACTCAACGGTCGACTCTTTAGAAATTATGGCAGGTGGCGTTAATAAAGGCGTGGCCTTAACGGCGCTGTTGGAAAAGCTAAAGCTAACGCCGGCAGAGTGCTTAGCATTTGGCGATAACCTAAACGATACTGAAATGCTTAACCTGGCAGGGGAAGCCCAGGTGATGAACAACGCCCACCCGGCGCTTTTCGATCGTGTTTCCAGCGCTAAGCGTATCGGCCATCATGGCGAAGCGGCTGTGGCTCAGTGGCTAGCAAAACGCTTCGCGCTGTAA
- a CDS encoding carbohydrate ABC transporter permease gives MSEPTTRTAVRPTASGWLQTWLPRLVLAPSVAVSLFFVYGFMLWTFVLSLTSSRMLPSYDFVGFGQYSRLMANERWWVASTNLMVFGVLFIAICLVIGALLAILLDQKIRQEGALRTIYLYPMALSFIVTGVVWKWLLNPQLGIQAMVQSWGFESFRFDWIVNPDMAIYTLVIAAVWQASGFVMALFLAGLRGIDDSIVKAAQLDGASLPRIYWRVVMPCLRPVVFSAVMILAHIAIKSFDLVVALTGGGPGYATDLPATFMYTHAFNRAQIGLGSASAILMLGGVLAILIPYLYSELRSRKHG, from the coding sequence ATGAGCGAACCCACGACGCGCACTGCAGTGCGACCGACGGCGTCTGGCTGGCTGCAAACTTGGCTACCACGCCTGGTGCTAGCCCCTTCTGTAGCGGTGTCTCTGTTTTTTGTTTACGGCTTTATGCTGTGGACCTTTGTGCTCTCTCTAACCAGCTCGCGCATGCTGCCAAGCTACGACTTTGTTGGTTTTGGCCAGTATTCGCGGCTGATGGCCAACGAGCGTTGGTGGGTAGCGTCCACCAATCTAATGGTGTTTGGCGTGCTATTTATTGCGATTTGCCTGGTGATTGGCGCACTGCTGGCAATTTTATTGGATCAGAAAATTCGCCAAGAGGGTGCGTTGCGCACGATTTATCTCTACCCCATGGCGCTGTCGTTTATCGTCACCGGTGTGGTGTGGAAGTGGCTACTCAACCCGCAGTTGGGCATCCAGGCGATGGTGCAAAGCTGGGGGTTTGAGTCGTTTCGCTTTGACTGGATCGTTAACCCGGATATGGCGATTTATACCCTGGTGATTGCTGCGGTTTGGCAAGCATCTGGCTTTGTGATGGCGCTCTTTTTGGCGGGGCTGCGGGGTATCGATGACAGCATCGTCAAAGCGGCTCAGTTAGACGGTGCTAGCCTGCCGCGCATTTACTGGCGAGTAGTGATGCCTTGCCTGCGCCCGGTAGTGTTCAGCGCGGTGATGATTCTGGCCCATATTGCGATTAAGAGCTTTGACTTAGTGGTAGCGCTCACCGGCGGCGGGCCTGGCTACGCCACCGACCTACCGGCCACCTTTATGTACACCCATGCCTTTAACCGTGCCCAGATCGGGCTTGGCTCCGCCAGCGCCATATTAATGCTCGGCGGCGTTCTGGCTATTTTGATTCCTTACCTCTATTCCGAATTAAGGAGCCGTAAACATGGCTAA
- a CDS encoding OprD family outer membrane porin yields MLISSIPTPQKGQPLGRFGQLALIGTLSLVPLTSSADEPQGFMEEASLETTLFYIYRDRDRRSGGMGPDGEGSPGAYASNLQHSTANLAVDFSSGHAGGVVGLDLAAFAAYDFQNRHQGTEFNFRPASTLWEERWDGKETNGASLYRAALKFKFGDMWGRLGYLQPQGTSVIAPNWSFLPGTYRGGELGARIGDLSLSYFHADRYKAPWYQSFYEFRQADGETIDYLHSLGARYEITEDLVLEAAFGQAQGYMDQGFGKVSYATQLNDSPLRLSYQAYAASDRHDDGSANDVYDGTAWQQVLTAHYDQGAFDWRLEFSWVHAPGSQGYFLPRMTTPYASSNGRMDVWWDARSDWNHDGEKSLYAGVTYDLEGWSLPGWSLGVAHAYGWDARPYSGFEDPSRRFSESAWNFDVHYKVQNGWAEGTRFQLHYTRYDNRTDYASWGDGGFKNAFQDEHDIKFTVVAPFSIL; encoded by the coding sequence ATGCTGATATCAAGCATACCTACGCCCCAAAAAGGGCAGCCGTTAGGTCGCTTTGGTCAACTAGCCCTGATCGGTACTTTATCGTTGGTTCCTTTGACGTCTTCTGCCGACGAGCCTCAGGGCTTTATGGAAGAGGCCAGCCTTGAGACCACTCTGTTTTATATCTATCGCGACCGTGATCGTCGTTCGGGAGGTATGGGGCCGGATGGCGAGGGCAGCCCAGGGGCTTACGCTTCCAATCTGCAGCACTCCACCGCCAATCTGGCTGTCGACTTCTCGAGTGGTCACGCGGGGGGCGTTGTGGGGCTGGATCTAGCTGCCTTTGCCGCCTATGACTTTCAGAACCGCCACCAGGGTACGGAATTTAATTTCCGCCCAGCGAGCACTCTGTGGGAAGAACGCTGGGACGGCAAGGAGACGAATGGTGCCAGCCTCTACCGGGCCGCACTCAAGTTCAAGTTTGGCGATATGTGGGGGCGGTTAGGGTATCTGCAGCCCCAAGGCACCAGTGTCATTGCCCCTAACTGGTCCTTCCTGCCAGGCACTTATCGCGGTGGAGAACTCGGCGCCAGGATAGGTGACCTATCGCTGAGCTATTTTCATGCTGATCGTTACAAGGCTCCTTGGTATCAGAGCTTCTACGAGTTCCGCCAAGCCGATGGAGAGACGATCGACTACCTACACTCGCTGGGAGCACGCTACGAAATCACCGAAGACCTGGTGCTCGAGGCAGCTTTTGGGCAAGCCCAGGGCTATATGGATCAAGGATTCGGCAAGGTTTCTTATGCCACCCAGCTAAACGATTCCCCGCTGCGCTTGAGCTACCAGGCCTACGCCGCCAGTGACCGTCATGACGATGGCTCGGCCAACGACGTCTATGACGGCACTGCCTGGCAACAGGTGCTTACCGCTCACTATGATCAAGGTGCCTTCGATTGGCGGCTTGAGTTTAGCTGGGTGCATGCCCCTGGGTCTCAGGGCTACTTCCTGCCGCGAATGACCACCCCTTATGCATCGTCTAACGGCCGCATGGACGTCTGGTGGGATGCCCGGTCCGATTGGAATCACGATGGCGAGAAGTCCCTCTACGCCGGTGTCACCTATGACCTGGAAGGCTGGAGTTTGCCTGGTTGGTCGCTGGGCGTGGCTCATGCTTATGGCTGGGATGCTCGTCCCTACTCAGGTTTTGAGGACCCCAGCCGCCGCTTTAGTGAGTCCGCCTGGAACTTTGATGTGCATTACAAGGTTCAGAATGGCTGGGCCGAGGGCACGCGTTTTCAACTGCACTATACCCGCTACGACAACCGCACCGACTACGCCTCCTGGGGAGATGGCGGCTTTAAAAATGCCTTTCAGGATGAACACGACATCAAGTTCACGGTCGTGGCTCCTTTCTCGATTCTGTAA
- a CDS encoding carbohydrate ABC transporter permease produces the protein MANVIRRQTPAARLLRAVLYGVLIVAGLFYILPLVVMLMTSIKPLSEISAGTLLSLPQNPTLEPWTKAWGEACTGMRCEGVGGYFWNSFAIVIPAVLISTTVGALNGYALTKWRFKGSELVFALMLFGCFIPFQVVLLPMAQTLGWLGLSSSRAGLILVHVVFGIAFTTLFFRNFYVGIPNELVSAAKLDGAGFFRIFWRILLPVSAPIIVVSVIWQFTQIWNDFLFGVAFSAHNTQPVTVALNNLVNTSTGVREYNVDMAAAMIAALPTLVVYVLAGKYFVRGLTAGSVKG, from the coding sequence ATGGCTAACGTGATTCGTCGGCAAACGCCCGCCGCGCGGCTTTTGCGTGCCGTGCTTTATGGCGTACTTATCGTGGCGGGGCTGTTTTATATCCTGCCGCTGGTGGTCATGCTGATGACCTCTATCAAGCCGTTGAGTGAAATTAGCGCGGGTACGCTGCTTTCACTGCCGCAAAATCCAACCCTTGAACCCTGGACGAAGGCCTGGGGAGAAGCGTGTACCGGTATGCGCTGTGAAGGGGTAGGTGGCTATTTTTGGAACTCCTTTGCGATTGTGATTCCTGCGGTGCTGATTTCCACCACGGTTGGAGCGCTAAACGGCTATGCGTTGACCAAATGGCGCTTTAAAGGCTCTGAGTTGGTCTTCGCGCTGATGCTGTTTGGCTGCTTTATCCCGTTTCAGGTGGTGCTGCTACCGATGGCACAAACCCTGGGCTGGTTAGGGCTTTCCAGCTCACGTGCAGGGTTGATTTTGGTTCATGTGGTCTTTGGCATCGCCTTCACCACGCTGTTTTTCCGCAATTTTTATGTCGGGATTCCTAACGAGCTAGTCTCGGCGGCGAAGTTGGATGGCGCGGGATTTTTCCGTATTTTCTGGCGCATTTTATTGCCGGTTTCCGCGCCGATTATTGTGGTGTCGGTGATTTGGCAGTTCACCCAGATTTGGAACGACTTTTTATTCGGCGTGGCATTCTCGGCCCACAACACCCAGCCAGTGACGGTGGCGCTCAACAATCTTGTGAATACGTCCACTGGTGTGCGTGAGTACAACGTCGATATGGCCGCGGCAATGATTGCAGCACTGCCAACGCTGGTGGTGTATGTCCTGGCCGGAAAGTATTTCGTGCGCGGGCTGACGGCAGGCTCCGTGAAAGGCTAA
- a CDS encoding beta-N-acetylhexosaminidase, translating into MTTLTMKALTALAVGVAINSATAQASETTQLDASSARDLAQRLDVQYKVTANQPQAHDIDCQRLGADYAACFTATILLTNTSDKAIEASDWGLYFSSIRRLLQMDHPELSLTRITGDLHRLEPNDTFTGLDAGESLEIPIVGEYWQLFMTDVMPNWYLAVGDETAVIDNTRDDVLTDFVRAPFGEQLMRTPDDNNVVMTAETRFERNAAATAMPADALRGAILPTPRLSRLGEATLDLSEGVSLEMPMLSEASLAVLGERFERFDIPVNEGGDSLVIRARLVSESDVLDEALAREGGYRLQLNESGADILAFDATGAFYAVQSLIAAMDEAGLVPAMDIDDAPRYDYRGVMLDVARNFKDKASVLRLLDQMAAYKLNRFHFHLTDDEGWRLEIPGLAELTEVGSKRCHDLAETNCLLPQLGSGPEDDTAGSGFYTREDYIDIVRYAEARHIQVVPEIDMPAHARAAVVAMEARHRRLMEEGDSAAANEYRLIDPEDTSNTLSVQLYDRRSYLNPCLESTNRFVDKVMGEVVLMHQEAGQSLDNWHFGGDEAKNILLGHGFQDIDAEEPVDWRGTIDQRDQHHPWEASPICQQSVADGEVSSVEELPSRFALQVNQLADSYGIARMSAWQDGLKHVESAAEFATPQVAVNFWDPLFWGGSQSVAEWQSRGYEVILSSPDYLYFDMPYEVNPHERGYYWATRFTDTRKVFSFAPDNLAQNAETSVDRDGNTFRSESAEGWQGARGISAQAWGETVRSETQMEYMIFPRLLALAERAWHQAEWELDYQPDQAFIGGETSFVDHESLIEDWQRFANLLGQRVLPRLERDGIAYRLPLPGARVEAGRLVANVALPGVSIEYSLDDGASWQVYQDNAPPEVENAVLLRSASANGQRHSRVVTLN; encoded by the coding sequence ATGACAACATTGACAATGAAGGCCCTAACGGCACTGGCTGTCGGGGTTGCAATCAACTCGGCGACAGCCCAGGCCAGCGAAACCACACAGCTTGACGCGTCGTCTGCCCGCGACTTGGCGCAGCGGCTGGACGTGCAGTACAAGGTAACCGCCAACCAGCCGCAGGCGCATGATATCGACTGCCAGAGGCTGGGGGCGGATTATGCCGCCTGTTTCACCGCGACAATCCTTTTGACCAATACCTCCGATAAGGCCATTGAGGCGAGCGACTGGGGGCTGTATTTCTCGAGTATTCGTCGTCTGCTGCAGATGGATCACCCTGAACTGTCGCTGACGCGTATCACTGGGGATCTCCATCGCCTTGAACCCAATGACACCTTTACTGGACTGGACGCTGGAGAGAGCCTGGAAATTCCCATCGTGGGTGAGTACTGGCAGCTATTCATGACCGATGTGATGCCCAACTGGTACCTGGCAGTGGGCGATGAAACAGCGGTTATCGATAATACCCGTGACGACGTATTGACCGATTTTGTCCGTGCTCCTTTCGGTGAGCAGCTTATGCGTACACCGGACGATAACAACGTGGTGATGACGGCCGAGACACGCTTCGAGCGCAACGCTGCGGCCACTGCAATGCCCGCCGACGCATTGCGAGGAGCTATTTTGCCGACACCGCGCTTATCTCGCCTTGGAGAGGCTACCCTCGATTTATCTGAAGGGGTCAGCCTCGAGATGCCAATGCTTAGCGAGGCCAGCCTAGCGGTACTGGGAGAGCGCTTCGAGCGGTTCGACATCCCCGTCAACGAAGGTGGCGACAGCTTGGTGATCCGAGCCCGCTTGGTCTCTGAGTCAGACGTTCTCGATGAAGCATTGGCACGGGAGGGGGGCTATCGCCTGCAGCTCAATGAGTCCGGTGCCGATATTCTGGCCTTTGACGCCACTGGGGCTTTCTACGCTGTCCAGTCGCTAATAGCGGCCATGGATGAAGCGGGATTGGTGCCAGCGATGGACATTGATGACGCTCCACGTTACGACTATCGTGGCGTCATGCTGGATGTTGCACGGAATTTCAAAGATAAGGCCTCAGTGTTGCGCTTGCTTGATCAGATGGCTGCGTACAAGCTCAACCGTTTCCATTTCCATCTCACCGATGATGAGGGCTGGCGGCTGGAAATTCCGGGGTTGGCGGAATTAACCGAAGTAGGCAGCAAGCGCTGTCATGATCTGGCAGAAACGAACTGTCTTTTACCTCAGCTGGGCTCTGGCCCAGAGGACGATACTGCCGGTAGCGGTTTCTACACCCGTGAGGATTATATCGATATCGTTCGCTATGCCGAGGCTCGCCATATTCAGGTGGTGCCTGAGATTGATATGCCGGCCCATGCTCGCGCCGCTGTGGTGGCTATGGAAGCGCGACATCGTCGGCTGATGGAGGAGGGCGATAGTGCGGCAGCCAACGAGTATCGATTAATCGACCCCGAAGATACGTCCAATACGCTGTCGGTTCAGCTCTATGATCGTCGCAGCTACCTCAATCCCTGTCTTGAGTCGACGAACCGCTTTGTCGATAAAGTGATGGGCGAAGTGGTATTGATGCACCAAGAGGCAGGTCAGTCGCTGGACAATTGGCACTTTGGTGGTGATGAAGCCAAGAATATCCTGCTGGGTCATGGTTTTCAGGATATCGATGCCGAAGAGCCGGTCGACTGGCGAGGAACCATCGACCAGCGTGATCAGCACCATCCCTGGGAGGCGTCGCCAATTTGCCAACAGAGCGTTGCCGATGGAGAGGTCTCTTCTGTAGAGGAACTGCCGAGCCGTTTTGCCCTACAGGTCAATCAACTCGCTGATAGCTACGGAATAGCACGGATGTCAGCCTGGCAAGACGGCCTTAAGCATGTTGAGTCTGCCGCCGAGTTTGCGACGCCGCAGGTCGCGGTCAATTTCTGGGATCCGCTGTTTTGGGGCGGTAGCCAGTCGGTGGCTGAGTGGCAGTCGCGGGGTTATGAGGTGATTCTTTCTAGCCCAGATTATCTCTACTTCGACATGCCCTACGAGGTCAATCCACACGAACGAGGCTACTACTGGGCGACACGTTTCACCGATACTCGCAAAGTGTTCTCGTTTGCCCCCGATAATCTGGCGCAAAATGCGGAAACCTCAGTTGATCGAGACGGCAATACCTTTCGTTCCGAGAGCGCCGAGGGGTGGCAAGGTGCTCGGGGGATTTCCGCGCAAGCCTGGGGTGAAACGGTACGTAGCGAGACGCAGATGGAGTACATGATTTTCCCGCGTCTGCTAGCGTTGGCCGAGCGAGCCTGGCACCAAGCCGAGTGGGAACTCGATTATCAACCTGATCAGGCGTTCATCGGTGGTGAGACGTCCTTTGTCGACCATGAGTCGTTGATCGAGGACTGGCAGCGTTTTGCCAACCTGCTTGGCCAGCGTGTCCTGCCACGGCTGGAACGTGACGGAATCGCTTATCGTCTGCCGTTGCCTGGAGCCCGGGTTGAAGCGGGTAGGCTAGTGGCCAATGTTGCTCTGCCGGGGGTAAGTATTGAGTACTCCTTGGACGACGGGGCAAGCTGGCAGGTTTATCAGGACAACGCGCCACCTGAGGTGGAAAACGCGGTGCTATTACGCAGCGCCAGTGCCAATGGTCAGCGGCATAGCCGTGTCGTGACGCTAAATTAA
- a CDS encoding ABC transporter substrate-binding protein, with product MPITNMPVFNVPTFKKSALALALVAGTTMAASTTQANEVEVLHWWTSGGEARAANVLKELMEAEGYGWQDFAVAGGGGETAMTVLKSRAMSGNPPSAAQIKGPEIQEWGELGLLGDLDDVATAEDWNDLLPESVADIMRYDSHYVAVPANVHRVNWLWANPDVLDAAGVEMPTTLEELFTAGDAIREAGFVPLAHGGQAWQDATVFESVVLGSQGTEFYQQALVELDPEALGGEQMITALEDFKRLRELMDQGMSGRDWNIATAMVIEGVAGFQLMGDWAKGEFTAAGLTAGEDYLCAAAPGTEDAFTFNIDSLAMFRVTDDAERDAQQTLARLVLEPTFQEAFNLAKGSIPARPDLDMSEFDSCAQQSLADFQRTADKGGLVPSMAHGMAVRADVQGAIFDVVTNYFNDTDMPAEEAAQRLVSAAETASF from the coding sequence ATGCCGATTACCAATATGCCCGTTTTTAACGTCCCCACATTTAAAAAATCCGCACTCGCGTTAGCCCTGGTGGCTGGTACCACCATGGCAGCCAGCACCACCCAAGCTAACGAAGTGGAAGTACTGCACTGGTGGACATCCGGCGGTGAAGCCCGCGCGGCAAACGTTCTCAAAGAGTTAATGGAAGCTGAAGGCTATGGCTGGCAGGATTTTGCCGTGGCTGGTGGCGGTGGTGAAACCGCTATGACGGTACTTAAGTCTCGTGCAATGTCTGGCAACCCGCCTTCCGCCGCGCAAATTAAAGGCCCTGAAATTCAAGAGTGGGGCGAACTTGGCCTGTTGGGTGATTTAGACGACGTCGCCACTGCTGAAGACTGGAACGATCTACTGCCCGAGAGTGTTGCCGATATTATGCGCTACGACAGCCACTATGTTGCCGTACCCGCGAACGTTCACCGTGTTAATTGGCTGTGGGCCAATCCTGACGTGCTAGACGCGGCAGGCGTTGAGATGCCTACCACGCTTGAAGAGCTATTTACCGCCGGTGACGCCATTCGCGAAGCTGGTTTTGTACCGCTAGCCCATGGCGGCCAAGCGTGGCAAGACGCGACGGTGTTCGAGAGTGTCGTGTTGGGCAGTCAAGGCACCGAGTTTTACCAGCAGGCGCTGGTGGAACTAGACCCTGAGGCGCTGGGCGGGGAGCAGATGATTACGGCACTTGAAGACTTTAAGCGCCTGCGCGAGTTGATGGATCAAGGCATGTCAGGCCGCGATTGGAACATTGCTACCGCGATGGTGATTGAAGGTGTTGCAGGTTTTCAGCTAATGGGTGACTGGGCTAAAGGGGAGTTCACCGCCGCAGGCCTTACCGCTGGTGAAGACTATCTGTGTGCTGCCGCCCCCGGTACTGAAGACGCCTTTACGTTTAATATCGACAGCCTGGCGATGTTCCGTGTTACTGACGATGCTGAACGTGATGCCCAGCAAACCCTGGCGCGCCTAGTCTTAGAGCCGACCTTCCAAGAAGCCTTTAACCTCGCCAAAGGTTCCATTCCAGCGCGGCCTGATCTGGATATGAGTGAGTTCGATAGTTGTGCCCAGCAGTCGCTTGCTGATTTCCAACGCACTGCTGATAAGGGTGGCCTGGTGCCGAGCATGGCCCATGGCATGGCGGTACGCGCTGATGTTCAGGGAGCAATCTTTGATGTCGTGACCAACTACTTCAACGATACTGATATGCCTGCCGAAGAAGCCGCCCAACGGTTAGTGAGTGCGGCTGAAACCGCCTCTTTTTAA
- a CDS encoding ATP-binding protein, with translation MKGVKRNLAGWLPSSLRGRFVVIMIAGVLAAQAASYALWTSQVRASQLEQLDELSSNMAFSIASTMRFFRSLPVDYRHIVLDQLRSMGGTRFFVSVNERRIPVEDIGSGPEKEVVVDNVRAILTQQLSIDDVVVEFSRPETLRVFNNEVLLYDLPPRWGQHSLLMEPLSPPILVVQLELAPDTWLYVATLLGVPDIFSGYRWLSEERLLVGVLVLLSVLALSLLGITSVTRPLARLSRAARQLGDDLDSPPLKESGPKEVAATAVAFNRMQRRIQDQIDERERLFSAISHDLKTPITRMRLRAEMLDDTAQRERFCASLDELSELVKGALASVKGLDLHEEPRATDLNALVLEIAEELRLHGGEVSLCGSVAPLTVKPLALKRCLANLLENAVFYGQKATVTLEEQAGVVTLRIHDNGPGIPDTQLSRVFSPFVRLEASRSRYTGGSGLGLGIARHIARAHGGDIVLSNHSAGGLVATLTLPRQTSVTDL, from the coding sequence GTGAAGGGCGTAAAGCGCAACCTCGCGGGCTGGTTGCCGAGCAGCCTACGTGGGCGCTTTGTGGTCATTATGATTGCGGGCGTGCTGGCTGCTCAAGCGGCTAGCTATGCGCTATGGACATCCCAGGTGCGAGCCAGCCAGCTGGAACAGTTAGACGAGCTTTCCAGCAACATGGCCTTCAGTATTGCTTCGACCATGCGGTTTTTCCGTTCGCTGCCAGTAGATTATCGGCACATTGTACTGGATCAGTTGCGTAGCATGGGCGGCACGCGTTTTTTTGTCAGCGTGAATGAGCGACGTATTCCTGTCGAAGATATTGGCAGCGGCCCGGAAAAAGAGGTCGTAGTCGACAATGTCCGCGCTATCTTGACCCAACAACTCTCCATCGACGATGTGGTGGTGGAGTTTTCCCGCCCGGAAACCTTGCGTGTCTTTAATAACGAAGTGCTGCTTTACGATTTACCACCCCGTTGGGGGCAGCACAGTCTGTTAATGGAGCCGCTTTCGCCCCCTATCTTAGTGGTGCAGTTGGAGCTGGCCCCGGATACCTGGCTTTACGTGGCCACATTACTGGGGGTGCCGGATATTTTTAGCGGCTACCGCTGGCTGTCTGAAGAGCGTTTATTAGTTGGTGTGCTGGTGCTGTTAAGCGTGCTCGCGCTTTCGTTACTCGGTATTACCAGTGTGACTCGGCCGTTGGCGCGGCTTTCCCGAGCAGCACGCCAACTGGGTGATGATTTGGATAGTCCGCCACTCAAAGAGAGCGGCCCTAAAGAAGTGGCCGCCACTGCAGTGGCCTTTAATCGTATGCAACGGCGTATTCAAGATCAGATTGATGAGCGTGAGCGGCTGTTTTCGGCGATTTCTCATGATCTTAAAACCCCCATTACACGCATGCGATTGCGTGCCGAAATGCTCGATGATACTGCTCAGCGTGAACGTTTTTGCGCCTCACTTGACGAGTTGAGTGAGCTGGTCAAGGGGGCATTGGCCTCGGTCAAAGGGTTGGACCTGCATGAAGAACCCCGGGCCACGGATCTTAACGCGCTGGTGTTGGAGATTGCCGAAGAGCTGCGTTTACATGGTGGAGAGGTATCTCTCTGTGGCAGCGTAGCACCACTGACTGTTAAGCCATTGGCGCTAAAACGCTGCTTGGCAAACCTGCTTGAAAACGCGGTTTTTTATGGTCAGAAAGCAACCGTAACGCTGGAAGAGCAGGCGGGCGTCGTGACGTTGCGCATTCATGATAATGGGCCAGGTATTCCTGATACGCAGCTTTCCCGAGTATTTTCCCCGTTTGTGCGCCTGGAAGCCTCTAGAAGCCGTTACACCGGTGGAAGCGGCCTGGGGCTTGGTATTGCTCGTCATATTGCCCGTGCTCATGGGGGCGATATTGTCTTATCGAATCACTCGGCAGGTGGGTTAGTGGCCACGTTAACGCTACCGCGCCAAACGAGTGTTACTGACTTGTAA